The Thermovenabulum gondwanense genome includes a region encoding these proteins:
- a CDS encoding potassium channel family protein gives MKQFVVIGLGRFGSSVAKTLYKLGYDVLGIDSSEEIVQSMADSITHAVQADATDENTMKALGIRNFDVGIVSIGNDIQSSILVTLILKELGLKYVVAKANNELHGKVLYKIGADRVVFPERDMGIRVAHNLVSSNILDYIELSPDFSIVEIEALPEWYNKTLRNLDMRVKYGLNVMAIKRNDDIIVAPGADDIILEKDILVVVGKNKDIEKIEKSI, from the coding sequence ATGAAACAATTTGTAGTAATAGGGCTGGGACGTTTTGGATCCAGCGTAGCAAAAACTTTATACAAGTTAGGGTATGATGTTTTAGGAATTGATAGCAGCGAAGAAATTGTTCAATCAATGGCCGATTCTATTACCCATGCGGTTCAAGCTGATGCCACTGATGAAAATACGATGAAAGCACTGGGGATTAGGAACTTTGATGTGGGGATTGTAAGCATAGGCAACGATATTCAATCAAGCATTCTCGTAACGTTGATACTAAAAGAATTGGGACTCAAGTATGTGGTGGCCAAAGCAAATAATGAACTTCATGGTAAAGTACTATATAAAATAGGCGCGGACCGAGTGGTATTCCCTGAAAGGGATATGGGAATTCGGGTGGCCCACAATTTAGTTTCTTCCAATATTTTGGACTACATCGAGCTTTCACCGGATTTTTCTATTGTAGAAATTGAGGCATTACCCGAATGGTATAACAAAACCTTGAGAAACCTTGATATGAGGGTTAAATATGGATTGAATGTAATGGCAATAAAAAGAAATGATGATATAATTGTAGCTCCTGGAGCTGACGATATAATCCTGGAAAAGGATATTCTGGTGGTTGTGGGTAAAAATAAGGATATAGAAAAAATAGAAAAATCAATTTAA
- the rlmB gene encoding 23S rRNA (guanosine(2251)-2'-O)-methyltransferase RlmB — protein sequence MYENLSKGLKNKIISASNMKSYRERHGIFVAEGIKCVKEAVNSDYRIEFIAVSESFVRSKNDFLKEMNKKGIRVYRLSDEDFKNISSTESPQGVIALIRKRDIEPLNLIKEDVLNPSPMFIALEDVRDPGNVGTIVRTADAAEVKAVILSNGCADLYNPKTVRSTMGSIFHMEISEVEDFTKTLREFKKKGIKLFTADIRAKRIYFDLDFTVPFVLVLGNESRGVSEKVVEISDELIKIPISTRTDSLNVAVAASIIIFEAVRQRKILSPCK from the coding sequence ATGTACGAGAATTTAAGTAAAGGTTTAAAAAATAAAATAATTTCTGCTTCAAATATGAAAAGTTACAGAGAAAGGCACGGTATATTTGTTGCAGAGGGTATTAAATGTGTAAAGGAAGCGGTTAATTCCGATTATAGAATAGAGTTTATTGCGGTTTCGGAAAGTTTTGTTCGATCAAAAAATGATTTTTTGAAGGAAATGAATAAAAAAGGGATAAGAGTATATCGCTTGTCGGATGAAGATTTTAAAAATATTTCATCTACCGAGTCTCCTCAGGGAGTAATAGCGCTAATAAGAAAAAGAGATATTGAACCTTTAAATTTAATAAAGGAAGATGTTTTAAATCCTTCCCCCATGTTTATTGCTTTAGAGGATGTCAGAGATCCAGGTAATGTGGGAACTATAGTGAGAACAGCTGATGCGGCAGAAGTAAAAGCTGTAATCTTAAGCAATGGATGTGCAGATTTATATAATCCTAAAACGGTGCGTTCCACGATGGGCTCTATATTTCACATGGAAATTTCCGAAGTGGAGGATTTTACAAAAACTCTCCGGGAGTTTAAAAAAAAGGGCATAAAATTATTTACCGCAGATATTAGAGCTAAAAGAATTTACTTTGATTTAGATTTTACGGTTCCCTTTGTGCTGGTTCTGGGCAATGAATCAAGAGGTGTTTCTGAAAAGGTCGTAGAAATTTCCGATGAGCTTATAAAAATTCCTATAAGTACGCGCACAGATTCATTAAATGTGGCTGTAGCTGCAAGCATAATAATTTTTGAGGCGGTGAGACAAAGAAAAATCCTATCTCCTTGTAAATAA
- a CDS encoding YqzL family protein, with protein MLAAEFFWKLFEITGSITAYLIYKELALGQYGKLK; from the coding sequence ATGCTCGCCGCTGAATTTTTTTGGAAGTTATTTGAGATAACGGGTTCAATTACAGCCTATCTAATATATAAAGAATTAGCCTTGGGACAGTATGGGAAGCTGAAATAA